Part of the Pseudomonas abietaniphila genome is shown below.
CATCGCCAAGCACGGGGCCAAGCTGGTCACGGCCGTGGCGTGCGCCAAAGTACCCAAGTTCACCGTCATCATTGGCGGCAGCTTCGGCGCCGGTAACTACGGCATGTGCGGTCGCGCCTATGACCCCCGCTTCCTGTGGATGTGGCCCAACGCGCGCATCGGCGTCATGGGTGGCGAACAGGCGGCGGGCGTGCTGGTGCAGGTCAAGCGAGAGCAGGCGGAGCGCAGCGGCCAGACGTTCACCGCCGAGCAGGAAGCCGAGTTGAAACAACCGATCCTTGACCAGTACGAACATCAGGGTCACCCCTACTACTCCAGCGCCCGGTTGTGGGACGACGGCGTGATCGATCCGGCGCAAACCCGCGACATTCTTGCCCTGGCGATCAGTGCCGCGCTCAACGCCCCCATCGAGGCGACACGCTTCGGCGTGTTCCGCATGTGACCGAGGATGACGCCTTCCATGAACGTCAATGATTTCGACACGCTTGAACTGGATTTCGACCCGCGCGGTTTCGCCACGCTGTGGCTCAATCGGCCGGAAAAGAACAATGCCTTCAACGCCCAGATGATTCGCGAGCTGATCATCGCGCTCGACCGTGTTCAGGGCGATGCCCGCTTGCGTTTTCTGGTGCTGCGGGCGCGGGGCAAGCACTTCAGCGCCGGGGCCGACCTGGCCTGGATGCAGGAATCCGCGAACCTGGACTACAACACCAACCTGGGGGACGCCCGCGAACTTGGCGAGCTGATGTACAACCTCGCCAAGCTGAAATTGCCTTCACTGGCCGTGGTGCAAGGCGCCGCCTACGGCGGTGCCCTGGGCCTGATCAGTTGCTGTGACATGGCAATCGGTGCCGACGACGCGCAATTCTGCCTGTCGGAAGTGAAAATCGGCCTGGCGCCTGCGGTGATCAGCCCGTTCGTGATTCAAGCCATCGGTGAACGCCACGCCCGCCGCTACGCACTCACCGCCGAACGTTTCAACGGCACACGCGCGCGCGAGATCGGGTTGCTCGCCGAGTCTTACCCCGCGTCAGAACTGGAACAGCAGGTTCAGCACTGGATCGACAACCTGCTGCTCAACAGCCCGCAGGCCATGCGCGTGAGCAAGGATCTGCTGCGCGAAGTCGGCCATGGCGAACTGTCGACCGCATTGCGCCGGTACTGTGAAAACGCTATCGCCAGAATCCGGGTCAGCCCGGAAGGCCAGGAAGGTTTGCGAGCCTTCCTGCAAAAACGCGATCCCGCCTGGCGCGATGACAACAATAAGAACGGAGAGTCACGCTGATGGACGCGATTAAAACCATCGCTTTAACCTCGGTGCTTGTCGCCAACCGGGGCGAAATCGCCTGCCGGATCATGCGCACCGCCCACGCGTTGGGCTTGACCACGGTGGCGGTTCACAGCGCGATCGATTGCGATGCCCGGCATGTGCGTGAAGCCGACGTCGCCGTGAATCTGGGCGGCAGCAAAGCCGCAGACAGTTACCTGCAGATCGACGCGTTGATTGCCGCCGCCCAAAGCAGCGGCGCTCAGGCGATTCATCCCGGTTATGGATTTCTCTCGGAAAACGCCGGATTTGCTCGCGCTGTCGAGCAAGCCGGCCTGGTGTTTCTGGGACCGCCTGCCTCTGCCATCGATGCCATGGGCAGTAAATCGGCGGCTAAATCGCTGATGGAAGCCGCGGGCGTTCCCCTCGTCCCCGGTTACCACGGCGAAGCGCAGGACGCTGCAACCTTCCGCGAAGCAGCCGCGCGCATCGGTTATCCGGTGCTCCTCAAAGCCACCGCAGGGGGCGGCGGTAAGGGCATGAAGGTTGTGGAGCGCGACGAAGACCTGGCCGAAGCGTTGGCGTCCGCGCAACGAGAAGCACAATCGTCGTTTGGCGACTCGCGCATGCTGGTGGAGAAATACGTGCTCCAGCCTCGCCATGTCGAAATCCAGGTGTTTGCCGATCAGCACGGTCATTGCCTGTACCTCAACGAACGGGACTGCTCGATCCAGCGTCGCCATCAAAAGGTGGTCGAAGAAGCGCCAGCACCCGGTCTTGGCCCGGCACTCCGTCGCGCGATGGGGGAAGCCGCCGTGCGGGCCGCGCAAGCCATCGGTTATGTCGGGGCCGGCACAGTGGAATTCCTGCTCGACGCCCGTGGCGAGTTCTTCTTCATGGAAATGAATACCCGCTTGCAGGTCGAGCACCCGGTGACCGAAGCCATCACGGGGCTGGACCTGGTCGCGTGGCAGATCCGCGTTGCCCAAGGCGAGCCGCTGCCCATGACGCAGGATCAGGTGCCGTTGAACGGGCATGCAATTGAGGTGCGGCTGTACGCCGAAGACCCGGCCAACGACTTTCTTCCGGCCACCGGCACGCTGACGTTGTATCGGGAATCGACGCCAGGTCCGGGACGCCGTGTCGACAGCGGCGTCAGCGAAGGCGATGACGTCTCGCCCTTCTACGATCCGATGCTGGGCAAATTGATTGCCTGGGGAGAGGACCGGGAACAGGCGCGCTTGCGGCTGTTGTCGATGCTTGACGAGTTTGCCGTCGGCGGGGTGCGGACCAATCTGGCGTTTCTGCGCCGGATCATTGCGCATCCGGCCTTTGCCGACGCTGAACTGGACACTGGCTTCATTCCTCGCTATCAGGCCAACCTGCTGCCACCGTCAGAGGCATTGTCGGACGCGTTCTGGCAAACCGCCGCGATTGCATGGCACCTCAGCACGCCGGCCAGGGTGCGCCATGACGATCCGCATTCGCCTTGGTCGGGGGCAAACGGCCTGCGTCTGGGGCTGCCCAGCGCGGTGGTCCTGCACCTGAGTTGCGCCGCAGAACACCGCGTGATTCGCCTGAAGGGCGATGACACGTCCACTGTTCAGTGGCTCGGCGAGCAGCTCGTCAGCGAGCACCATGGCGTGCGGCGCCAAACACGTGCGATGCGTCGCGCAGACACGCTGTACCTCAGTTGGCAAGGCGAGTTGCACGCGATCAGACGCTACGATCCAATCGCAGCCGTGGAGGCCAGCCACACCCATCAAGGCGGGCTGACCGCCCCCATGAATGGCAGCATCGTTCGGGTCTTGGTTGAGCTGGGTCAGGCGGTCGAGGCCGGGACACCTCTGGTCGTGCTGGAAGCCATGAAGATGGAACACAGCATCCGCGCGAGCGCGGCCGGAACGGTGTCGGCGTTGTACTGCACCGAGGGTGAAATGGTCAGCGAAGGGACGGTGCTGGTTGAGTTGAACGAGTTGAGCGCTGCCAAGGCGTCTTGACGTCCGTTGGGGATGGCCCCCGAATGCAAAATGCCAGTGGGAGCACATGCTTTGGCTCCCACCGGCATTAGTGTTTCATCACGACAGCAGCGCGGGCACCTGACCCGCGCCACCCTGCTTCCTTAAGCCGCGACTTCAAACAGCTTCGGCAACTCCACTTCCCCGCTGATCAGACTCTGACGCATCCGCGCCGCCTGCAACGCCGCTGCTTTCATCGCGGCCTCCTTGACGTGACCATATCCGCGAATACGCTCAGGCAGACGCGCCAGGCTCAACGCGGTGTGGCGATTCCCGGCATTCAAATGCGCCAGGATCAGTTCAACGTCGCTCACATAATGGTCGATCAATTCGCGCTCTTGACGACGCTCCAGGCTGCGCCCGAACGGATCAAACGCGGTGCCGCGCAGGAATTTGAACGTCGCCAGCACCTCGAATGCTTTCAGCATCCAGGGCCCGAAGCTGCGCTTGCGCGGCGCGCCGCTGTTGGGATCACGTTTGGCGAGCCACGACGGCGCCAGATGAAACTCCAGTCGGTAGTCGCCTTCGAATTGCGCCTGCAATTGCCGCGTGAACTCGCCATTGCTGTAAAGCCGCGCGACTTCGTACTCGTCTTTATAGGCCAACAGTTTGAAGTAATTGAACGCCACGGCTTCGGTCAGAACAGATGGCTCACCCGGGAACAACCGCGCTTCGGTGTCACGAACCTTATTGACCAACGCCAGATAGCGCTCACTGTAGGCCCGGTTCTGATAGTCGCCCAAGGTTTTGGCGTTATTGGCCAGACGCTCGTCCAGACTCAAGGCTTCTGGCGCCTGAGCCGGCACAGCGTCCGGGTTGGCGGCCGACTGCACCGCGGGCAGATCGAATGCGGCACGACGGCCCCACAGGAATGCCTGCTGGTTCAAATTGACCGCCACGCCGTTCAGCTCGATGGCTTTTTCAATGGCTGCTGAGGTCAACGGAATCAAACCAAGCTGAAAGGCGTACCCCAGCATGAACAGGTTGCTGGCGATGCTGTCGCCCATCAGTTTGGTGGCCAGATCCGTCGCCTGAACGAAATGGGTTTTCTCTGCGCCCACGGCCTCGATGATGGTCTGCATCATCGCCTCGGCCGGAAATTCGGCGTCCGGGTTGCGGGTGAATTCAGCCGTTGGCGTCTGCTGGCTGTTGACCACCGCGTAGGACTTGGCGCTGTTGAGCTTGGCAATCGCATCAGGTCCCGACGACACCAGCAAATCGCAACCCAGCAGCAGATTGGCTTCACCGGCGGCGATACGCACGGCGAACAGGTCTTCCTGCCGCGCGGCGATACGGATATGGCTCACCACAGGCCCGAACTTCTGCGCCAGGCCAGCCTGGTCCAGCACGCTGCAGCCCTTGCCTTCCAGGTTGGCCGCGTAGCCGAGCATCGCGCCCACGGTGGTGACGCCCGTGCCGCCGACACCCGGCAGCAGGATGTTGAAGGGCTGATCGAGGCTCGGCAGCGTCGGCTCAGGGAGCTCGGCAAACGCCTGCGCCTGCTTGGGCAGCTGCGGTTTGCGCAACTTGCCTCCGTGGACCGTCACGAAGCTTGGGCAAAAGCCTTCTACACAGCTGAAATCCTTGTTACAGGCGCTCTGATCGATCTCGCGCTTGCGCCCTTCAGCGGTTTCCTTCGGCAGAATCGACAGACAGCCTGATTTCGCGCCGCAATCGCCACAGCCTTCGCAGACGGCAGGGTTGATGATGGCGCGCTTGTCCAGGTCCAGCATCGTGCCGCGCTTACGGCGGCGGCGTTTCTCGGTCGCGCAGGTCTGGTCGTAAATAATCACCGAGACCCCTTTGAACTCGCGCAACTCTCGCTGCACGCTGTCCAGGTCACGGCGATGGTGGAAGGTGGTGATTGGTGCGAACTGCTCACGGCTCGGGTATTTGTCCGGATCATCCGACACCAGCGCAATCCGCTGCACGCCTTCGTTGAACACTTGACGGCTGAGCTGATCGACGCGCAAAACGCCATCGATTGGTTGACCGCCGGTCATGGCCACGGCGTCGTTGTAGAGAATCTTGTAGGTGATGTTGACCTTGGAAGCCACCGCAGCGCGCAGTGCCAGGTGCCCCGAATGAAAATAGGTGCCATCGCCCAGGTTCTGGAACACGTGCGGGGTTTCAGTGAAAGGGGCCTGACCGATCCACGTTACGCCCTCACCGCCCATCTGGGTAAAGGTGTCGGTTTCACGGTCCATCCAGATGGTCATGTAATGGCAGCCAATGCCTGCCAGCGCGCGGCTGCCTTCAGGCACCTTGGTGGAGGTGTTGTGCGGGCAACCTGAGCAGAAATGTGGCGTGCGCTGGGTCTTGAACAGCGGCGCGGCCAACGCCTTTTCCTTGTCTTGCAGAAATTGCAGACGCGCTTCGATTTTCGGGCTGCTGTAGATCGGCGCGAGCCGTTTGGCAATGACGCGGGCGATCATCGCGGGCGTCAATTCAGCCAGGTTTGGCAGCAACGAGCGGCCTTCTTCGTCGAACTCGCCCACCACACGCGGCCGCTGATCCACCGGCCAGTTGTATAACTGCCCGGTCAATTGGTCTTCGATCACGCTGCGTTTTTCTTCGACGACCAGGATCTCGTCGAGCCCTTCGGCGAAATCGTGTACCGAAACCGGCTCCAGCGGCCAGCTCATGCCGACCTTGAGCACCCGAATGCCCACCGACGCACACAGTGCCTCGTCGATGCCCAGCTCTTCCAGGGCCTGACGAACGTCCAGGTAGGATTTGCCCGTGGTGATGATGCCCAGACGCGGCTGCGGCGAGTCAATGACCACTTTGTTGAGCTGGTTGGCGCGGGCGAAGGCGCGGGCTGCATAGATCTTGTAGGTGTTCAGGCGTGCTTCCTGCGCCAGCGGCGGATCTGGCCAGCGAATGTGCAAACCGTCTTTGGGCAACTGGAAATCATCGGGGATGCGGGTCTGAATGCGCAGAGGATCGACTTCCACCACAGCGGAAGAATCGACGTTTTCGGCAATGGTTTTCATCGCTACCCAGCACCCGCTGTAGCGCGA
Proteins encoded:
- a CDS encoding indolepyruvate ferredoxin oxidoreductase family protein gives rise to the protein MSLADIRLDDKYRLATGNLYLTGTQALTRLPMLQKQRDEARGLNTAGFISGYRGSPLGNLDKSLWDAKDYLQQNAIHFQPGVNEELAATAVWGSQQVNLFPHGKYDGVFALWYGKGPGVDRCGDVFKHGNSAGVAEKGGVLILAGDDHGCKSSTIAHQSEHAFIASMIPVLNPSNVQEILDYGIIGWELSRYSGCWVAMKTIAENVDSSAVVEVDPLRIQTRIPDDFQLPKDGLHIRWPDPPLAQEARLNTYKIYAARAFARANQLNKVVIDSPQPRLGIITTGKSYLDVRQALEELGIDEALCASVGIRVLKVGMSWPLEPVSVHDFAEGLDEILVVEEKRSVIEDQLTGQLYNWPVDQRPRVVGEFDEEGRSLLPNLAELTPAMIARVIAKRLAPIYSSPKIEARLQFLQDKEKALAAPLFKTQRTPHFCSGCPHNTSTKVPEGSRALAGIGCHYMTIWMDRETDTFTQMGGEGVTWIGQAPFTETPHVFQNLGDGTYFHSGHLALRAAVASKVNITYKILYNDAVAMTGGQPIDGVLRVDQLSRQVFNEGVQRIALVSDDPDKYPSREQFAPITTFHHRRDLDSVQRELREFKGVSVIIYDQTCATEKRRRRKRGTMLDLDKRAIINPAVCEGCGDCGAKSGCLSILPKETAEGRKREIDQSACNKDFSCVEGFCPSFVTVHGGKLRKPQLPKQAQAFAELPEPTLPSLDQPFNILLPGVGGTGVTTVGAMLGYAANLEGKGCSVLDQAGLAQKFGPVVSHIRIAARQEDLFAVRIAAGEANLLLGCDLLVSSGPDAIAKLNSAKSYAVVNSQQTPTAEFTRNPDAEFPAEAMMQTIIEAVGAEKTHFVQATDLATKLMGDSIASNLFMLGYAFQLGLIPLTSAAIEKAIELNGVAVNLNQQAFLWGRRAAFDLPAVQSAANPDAVPAQAPEALSLDERLANNAKTLGDYQNRAYSERYLALVNKVRDTEARLFPGEPSVLTEAVAFNYFKLLAYKDEYEVARLYSNGEFTRQLQAQFEGDYRLEFHLAPSWLAKRDPNSGAPRKRSFGPWMLKAFEVLATFKFLRGTAFDPFGRSLERRQERELIDHYVSDVELILAHLNAGNRHTALSLARLPERIRGYGHVKEAAMKAAALQAARMRQSLISGEVELPKLFEVAA
- a CDS encoding gamma-carboxygeranoyl-CoA hydratase, translating into MNVNDFDTLELDFDPRGFATLWLNRPEKNNAFNAQMIRELIIALDRVQGDARLRFLVLRARGKHFSAGADLAWMQESANLDYNTNLGDARELGELMYNLAKLKLPSLAVVQGAAYGGALGLISCCDMAIGADDAQFCLSEVKIGLAPAVISPFVIQAIGERHARRYALTAERFNGTRAREIGLLAESYPASELEQQVQHWIDNLLLNSPQAMRVSKDLLREVGHGELSTALRRYCENAIARIRVSPEGQEGLRAFLQKRDPAWRDDNNKNGESR
- a CDS encoding acetyl/propionyl/methylcrotonyl-CoA carboxylase subunit alpha, producing the protein MDAIKTIALTSVLVANRGEIACRIMRTAHALGLTTVAVHSAIDCDARHVREADVAVNLGGSKAADSYLQIDALIAAAQSSGAQAIHPGYGFLSENAGFARAVEQAGLVFLGPPASAIDAMGSKSAAKSLMEAAGVPLVPGYHGEAQDAATFREAAARIGYPVLLKATAGGGGKGMKVVERDEDLAEALASAQREAQSSFGDSRMLVEKYVLQPRHVEIQVFADQHGHCLYLNERDCSIQRRHQKVVEEAPAPGLGPALRRAMGEAAVRAAQAIGYVGAGTVEFLLDARGEFFFMEMNTRLQVEHPVTEAITGLDLVAWQIRVAQGEPLPMTQDQVPLNGHAIEVRLYAEDPANDFLPATGTLTLYRESTPGPGRRVDSGVSEGDDVSPFYDPMLGKLIAWGEDREQARLRLLSMLDEFAVGGVRTNLAFLRRIIAHPAFADAELDTGFIPRYQANLLPPSEALSDAFWQTAAIAWHLSTPARVRHDDPHSPWSGANGLRLGLPSAVVLHLSCAAEHRVIRLKGDDTSTVQWLGEQLVSEHHGVRRQTRAMRRADTLYLSWQGELHAIRRYDPIAAVEASHTHQGGLTAPMNGSIVRVLVELGQAVEAGTPLVVLEAMKMEHSIRASAAGTVSALYCTEGEMVSEGTVLVELNELSAAKAS